The proteins below are encoded in one region of Aeromonas jandaei:
- a CDS encoding vWA domain-containing protein → MLIDFFTHLRRHKLPCSLRELLDLHAALAARLVAIDMDEFYQLSRCLLVKDEAHYDRFDRAFAEYYEGLEAIPLLPESLPEEWLRKEFERLLSPEEKALLKSLGGLDKLLETLNQRLSEQKERHAGGNKWVGTGGSSPFGHGGFHPEGVRMGGEGLHGKATKVWEARHYRNFSDDSPLGQRAIQLALRKLRRWVRKGNPDELDLDDTIKSSARQGWLDVKLRPERHNGVKLLVFFDVGGSMDAHVAEVQRLFSALRHEFKHLEYFYFHNCLYDFVWKDNARRFEERFDTLRLLRTYGSDYRVILVGDATMGPYEITWPGGSVEQWNEESGQVWLTRLQQHFPKLVWINPTPRREWLWHPSIKLMNDVVGGRMHPLTLAGLAAAIDQL, encoded by the coding sequence ATGCTGATCGACTTTTTTACCCATCTGCGCCGCCACAAGCTCCCCTGCAGCCTGCGCGAACTGCTGGACTTGCACGCTGCACTGGCTGCCCGGTTGGTCGCCATCGATATGGACGAGTTCTACCAACTCTCCCGCTGCCTGCTGGTAAAAGACGAGGCTCACTACGATCGCTTCGATCGCGCCTTCGCCGAATACTACGAGGGACTGGAAGCCATTCCCCTGCTGCCGGAGAGCCTGCCCGAGGAGTGGCTGCGCAAGGAGTTCGAACGGCTGTTGAGCCCAGAGGAGAAGGCGTTGCTCAAATCCCTCGGCGGACTCGACAAACTGCTGGAGACCCTTAACCAGCGGTTAAGCGAACAGAAAGAGCGCCACGCCGGCGGCAACAAGTGGGTGGGAACCGGTGGCAGCAGCCCGTTTGGCCACGGCGGTTTTCACCCCGAGGGCGTCCGCATGGGTGGAGAGGGGCTGCACGGCAAGGCGACCAAGGTATGGGAGGCCCGTCACTATCGCAACTTCAGCGACGACTCGCCGCTCGGCCAGCGCGCCATTCAGCTGGCGCTGCGCAAGCTCAGACGCTGGGTGCGCAAAGGCAATCCCGACGAGCTTGATCTCGACGACACCATAAAAAGTTCTGCCCGCCAGGGTTGGCTCGATGTGAAGTTGCGGCCCGAGCGCCACAACGGGGTGAAACTGTTGGTCTTTTTCGATGTGGGAGGCTCCATGGATGCCCACGTGGCCGAGGTACAACGCCTCTTCTCCGCGTTGCGCCACGAGTTCAAGCATCTGGAGTACTTCTATTTTCACAACTGCCTCTACGACTTCGTCTGGAAGGATAACGCCCGCCGCTTTGAGGAGCGGTTCGATACCCTGCGCCTGCTGCGCACCTACGGCAGCGACTACCGGGTAATCCTGGTGGGGGATGCCACCATGGGCCCCTACGAGATCACCTGGCCGGGCGGCAGTGTCGAGCAGTGGAACGAGGAGTCGGGTCAGGTGTGGCTCACCCGCCTGCAGCAGCACTTTCCCAAACTGGTGTGGATCAACCCCACCCCGCGCCGGGAGTGGCTCTGGCACCCCTCCATCAAGCTGATGAATGATGTGGTTGGCGGACGGATGCATCCGCTGACCCTGGCGGGTCTCGCTGCGGCGATCGACCAGCTGTAA
- a CDS encoding HPr family phosphocarrier protein has product MYEKSVVITAENGLHTRPAAQFVKEAKEFQSEITVVSGGKSASAKSLFKLQTLGLTKGTNVTIQADGPDAQKAVEKLVALMDELE; this is encoded by the coding sequence ATGTACGAGAAGTCTGTTGTTATTACTGCTGAAAACGGCCTGCACACCCGTCCGGCAGCTCAGTTCGTGAAAGAAGCCAAAGAATTCCAAAGCGAGATCACTGTGGTCTCCGGTGGCAAATCCGCCAGCGCCAAGAGCCTGTTCAAGCTGCAGACTCTGGGTCTGACCAAAGGCACCAACGTGACCATCCAGGCCGACGGCCCGGACGCTCAGAAAGCCGTTGAGAAGCTGGTTGCCCTGATGGACGAGCTGGAGTAA
- the cysK gene encoding cysteine synthase A, producing the protein MSKIFEDNSQTIGHTPLVRLNRVTKGRVLAKIESRNPSFSVKCRIGANLIWDAEKRGILTKGKEIIEPTSGNTGIALAFVAAARGYPITLTMPATMSLERRKLLKALGANLVLTEGPLGMKGAIAKANEILESEPGKYVLLQQFENPANPEIHEKTTGPEIWDATDGEVDVFVAGVGTGGTITGVSRYLKKTLGKAVVSVAVEPAESPVISQKLAGEEIKPGPHKIQGIGAGFIPGNLDLSLIDRVEQVTSDEAIEMARRLMEEEGILAGISSGAAVVAASRLAELPEFEGKTIVVILPSAAERYLSSALFAGVFSEQELQQ; encoded by the coding sequence ATGAGCAAAATTTTTGAGGACAATAGCCAGACTATCGGTCACACCCCGCTGGTTCGTCTCAACCGTGTTACCAAAGGCCGCGTGCTGGCCAAGATCGAGAGCCGCAACCCCAGCTTCAGCGTCAAGTGCCGGATCGGTGCCAACCTGATTTGGGATGCCGAGAAGCGCGGCATCCTGACCAAGGGTAAGGAGATCATCGAGCCCACCAGCGGCAACACGGGTATTGCTCTGGCCTTCGTCGCGGCTGCTCGCGGCTATCCCATCACCCTGACCATGCCGGCCACCATGAGTCTGGAGCGCCGCAAGCTGCTCAAGGCGCTCGGGGCCAATCTGGTGCTGACCGAAGGACCGCTTGGCATGAAAGGGGCCATCGCCAAGGCCAACGAGATCCTCGAGTCCGAGCCGGGCAAGTATGTGTTGTTGCAACAGTTTGAAAACCCGGCCAACCCGGAGATCCACGAAAAGACCACCGGCCCCGAGATTTGGGATGCCACTGACGGTGAGGTGGATGTGTTCGTGGCCGGGGTCGGTACCGGTGGCACCATTACCGGTGTTTCCCGCTACTTGAAAAAGACTCTGGGCAAGGCGGTGGTCTCTGTCGCGGTCGAACCTGCCGAGTCGCCGGTCATCAGCCAGAAGCTGGCCGGTGAAGAGATCAAACCGGGCCCCCACAAGATCCAGGGTATTGGTGCCGGCTTTATTCCGGGCAACCTCGACCTCTCCCTGATTGATCGTGTTGAGCAGGTGACCAGTGACGAAGCCATCGAAATGGCCCGCCGCCTGATGGAGGAGGAGGGGATCCTGGCCGGGATCAGCTCCGGTGCTGCCGTGGTGGCTGCCAGCCGTCTGGCCGAGCTGCCGGAGTTTGAAGGAAAAACGATTGTCGTTATCCTGCCGAGCGCCGCGGAGCGCTACCTCTCCAGCGCCCTGTTTGCCGGCGTATTCAGCGAACAGGAATTGCAGCAGTAA
- a CDS encoding AAA family ATPase, translated as MGFSGSSQYLASDALKMAVNAAITLEKPLLIKGEPGTGKTVLAEAVADHLGTDLIAWHIKSTTKAQQGLYEYDAVARLRDSQLGDPRVANISHYIRQGKLWQAFSAEQRPVLLIDEIDKADIEFPNDLLLELDRMEFDVYETGERVRARQRPVVIITSNNEKELPDAFLRRCFFHYIRFPDKAEMQAIVKLHYPDLKESLLGEAMDLFFELREVEGLRKKPSTSELLDWIRLLLADDIAPEAMRAREPGKLVPALYGALLKTEQDLHLFEKLAFLARRGS; from the coding sequence ATGGGATTTTCAGGAAGCAGCCAGTATCTCGCCTCCGATGCATTGAAGATGGCGGTCAATGCCGCCATCACCCTCGAAAAACCGCTGCTGATCAAAGGGGAGCCAGGCACCGGCAAGACGGTGCTGGCGGAAGCGGTCGCCGACCATCTTGGCACCGATCTCATTGCCTGGCATATCAAGTCCACCACCAAAGCCCAGCAGGGACTCTACGAATATGATGCGGTAGCGCGGCTGCGCGATTCCCAGCTCGGCGACCCCAGAGTGGCCAATATCAGCCACTACATTCGCCAGGGCAAGCTGTGGCAGGCTTTTAGCGCCGAGCAGCGACCGGTGCTGCTGATCGACGAGATCGACAAGGCCGACATCGAATTCCCCAACGATCTGCTGCTGGAGCTGGATCGAATGGAGTTCGATGTTTACGAGACCGGCGAGCGAGTCAGGGCTCGCCAGCGGCCGGTGGTCATCATCACCTCCAACAATGAAAAAGAGCTGCCGGATGCCTTCCTGCGCCGCTGCTTTTTCCACTACATCCGCTTCCCCGACAAGGCCGAGATGCAGGCCATCGTCAAACTCCACTATCCCGACCTCAAGGAGAGCCTGCTTGGCGAAGCGATGGACCTCTTCTTCGAGCTGCGCGAGGTAGAGGGGCTGCGCAAGAAGCCCTCCACCTCGGAACTCTTGGACTGGATCCGCCTGCTCCTGGCCGACGATATCGCCCCCGAGGCGATGCGCGCCCGCGAGCCCGGCAAGCTGGTGCCCGCGCTATATGGCGCTCTGCTCAAGACCGAGCAGGATTTGCATCTATTCGAGAAGCTCGCCTTTCTGGCCCGGCGCGGCAGCTGA
- a CDS encoding beta-ketoacyl-ACP synthase III: MTAIVISGSGLYTPPFAVSNEELVAAFNQYVDLYNEENASAIDAGQLPAKQHSSCEFIEKASGIKSRYLVSREGVLNPDIMQPLLAERPDEMPSIMVEMAVAAAEQALIAAGREPGEIDLVIVAASNMPRPYPALAIELQHYLGASGMAFDMNVACSSATFGIKTAADMLAAGSAKLALVVNPEICSGHLNFRDRDSHFIFGDACTAVLLEREADCKVANPWQLVASKLVTQYSNNIRNNFGFLNRLSPRTRYSDDKLFRQQGRKVFKEVLPLVCDQIANQLDEQGWPADSLSRLWLHQANLTMNQFIGRKLLGHDASQQEAPVILDSYGNTSSAGSIIAFHLYNRDLPVGARGVLCSFGAGYSIGSLLLQRC, from the coding sequence ATGACCGCTATCGTGATCAGTGGCTCAGGCCTCTATACACCCCCCTTTGCCGTCAGCAATGAAGAGCTGGTGGCCGCCTTCAACCAGTATGTGGATCTCTACAACGAGGAGAACGCCTCCGCCATCGACGCCGGCCAGCTCCCCGCCAAGCAGCACTCCAGCTGCGAGTTCATCGAGAAGGCGTCCGGCATCAAGAGCCGTTATCTGGTGAGCCGCGAGGGAGTGCTCAACCCCGACATCATGCAGCCGCTGCTGGCTGAGCGGCCCGATGAGATGCCCTCCATCATGGTGGAGATGGCGGTGGCCGCCGCCGAACAGGCGCTGATCGCCGCCGGCCGCGAGCCGGGAGAGATCGATCTGGTGATAGTGGCGGCATCCAACATGCCACGCCCCTATCCGGCGCTGGCCATCGAGCTGCAGCACTATCTGGGAGCGAGCGGCATGGCCTTTGACATGAACGTGGCCTGCTCGTCTGCCACCTTCGGTATCAAAACAGCCGCCGACATGCTGGCGGCAGGCAGCGCCAAACTGGCGCTGGTGGTCAATCCGGAGATCTGTTCGGGGCACCTCAATTTTCGCGATCGGGATAGCCACTTTATCTTCGGTGATGCCTGCACCGCGGTGCTGCTGGAGCGGGAGGCCGATTGCAAGGTGGCCAATCCGTGGCAACTGGTAGCCAGCAAGCTGGTGACCCAGTACTCCAACAACATCCGCAACAACTTCGGCTTTTTGAACCGGCTGAGCCCGCGCACCCGCTACAGCGACGACAAGCTGTTTCGTCAGCAGGGGCGCAAGGTGTTCAAGGAGGTGTTGCCACTGGTGTGCGACCAGATAGCCAACCAGCTCGATGAGCAGGGCTGGCCCGCAGACTCTCTGAGCCGGCTCTGGCTCCATCAGGCCAACCTCACCATGAACCAGTTCATCGGCCGCAAGCTGCTAGGCCACGATGCCAGCCAGCAGGAGGCACCGGTCATCCTCGACAGCTATGGCAATACCAGCTCGGCGGGTTCCATCATCGCGTTTCATCTGTACAATCGCGACCTTCCTGTCGGGGCGCGCGGCGTCCTCTGCTCGTTTGGCGCCGGCTACTCTATCGGTAGCCTGCTGCTGCAACGGTGCTGA